The proteins below come from a single Xenopus tropicalis strain Nigerian chromosome 9, UCB_Xtro_10.0, whole genome shotgun sequence genomic window:
- the LOC101732098 gene encoding sprT-like domain-containing protein Spartan has protein sequence MGLFFSSPSCSSEQISTQYSPDFSSIHHSTENVTSQAREKRSVACQTDGDPGVTQPAIEQLSVVDPYWEVLDPKPDIHALFDDFNKRFFRGLLPPIDLKWSNRLCITAGICIQDNISGKCRIRLNKPLLDLRPRKNTVETLLHEMIHYYQRVRGTSDIDHGATFHFHMERINRESGANITVYHDFDQEYESLKRHWWKCNGPCAQVVRRLADRTPGSKAHKRKCGGEFIKVREPKRMRTGL, from the exons ATGGGCTTGTTTTTCTCATCGCCGAGTTGCTCTTCGGAGCAGATTTCAACACAATATTCACCTGATTTTTCTTCAATTCATCATTCTACCGAAAATGTAACTTCTCAGGCTCGTGAAAAGCGTTCTGTGGCTTGTCAGACTGATGGGGATCCTGGTGTGACTCAGCCAGCTATTGAGCAGCTGTCGGTTGTGGATCCATATTGGGAGGTGCTGGACCCCAAACCCGATATCCACGCCCTATTTGACGACTTTAATAAGAGATTCTTTCGTGGACTGTTACCTCCAATTGACCTTAAATGGAGTAACAGGTTATGCAT cacTGCGGGAATTTGCATCCAAGATAATATAAGTGGAAAATGCAGAATTCGCCTGAACAAACCTCTCCTTGATTTACGGCCAAGGAAAAATACAGTGGAA ACGCTCCTGCATGAAATGATCCACTACTACCAGCGAGTCAGAGGAACAAGTGATATAGATCATGGCGCAACCTTTCATTTTCACATGGAGCGAATCAATAGAGAAAGTGGCGCAAATATTACG GTCTATCATGATTTTGATCAAGAATACGAGTCACTGAAGCGCCACTGGTGGAAATGCAATGGTCCCTGTGCACAAGTAGTGAGGCGGCTTGCGGACAGGACTCCGGGCTCCAAGGCGCACAAGCGCAAATGCGGAGGAGAATTTATAAAGGTCCGAGAACCAAAGAGAATGAGAACTGGCCTATAG